The window CGGATGCCCTTGCAGCAATTCGGCTGCCGATTCTTCAACCAACCATTCTATTCGACTATTCGGAAGATGCCTCTTTAACGCGGCCAAGACAGGCAGACAGTGGACTACATCGCCAACCGCGCTCAGTTTGACCAAAAGGATGTTCCGAGGATTTGGCACTAGCAATGACGCTCCCTCAGGGATTCCGCCTCCCGAAACACATCCTCCGGACCGATGCCCTTCATGCATCGATGGTCCGTTGGACAGCGTTTCTTCATGCAGGGGGCGCAGTCGGCGTGAAGATTGAGCGTTCGGGCCCTGGAGTTGGCCGGACCCGTTGTACTCTCGTTGGTGGGGCCGAACATGACGATTTGAGGTTTACCCAGGGCGGCGGCCACATGCATCAAACCCGAGTCGTTACTTATGACCATATCGGAGGCGTCGATCCAGCCGACGGCTTCGGAAAGAGGGGCGCGTCCACTCAAGTCCAGCACGTTGTCGCCTCCAAATTCCGCTATATATCCACAGATATCCTTTTCACTTCCGCTGCCCAGCAGGATGACCCATCCGTTCCATTCAGCACGAATCTTTTGGACCAACCGACCATAATAGGCCGGAGGCCACATTTTCGCCGATCCGTACGTGGCTCCCGGCGCAATAACAACGATCGGGCCCGTGTGGCTCCGTTTTGAAACTGCGATGGTTTCGGCCACCCGCTTCTCAGCCGGCGGGTCCACCCGAATCGAAAGAGGCGGATTATCCGTGCGGAACCCCAACCGATCGAGCATGCGCGTGTAATAATCTGTCTGATGAACCTGTTTATCCTGGGATCTGAGGTGGACGGCGTGTGTCAACAGGGGGCCGCGAACATCGGTGTCGTAGCCCGCACGCCGAGGTATGCCCGCCAGGAAAGCGATGAGAGCCGCTTCGAATGCATTTTGAAACAAAATGGCAAGATCATACCTTTCGGCTTTCAGTCGAGCGGACAACGCCAACTTCCCTCTGATTCCCTTGTGCCGTTGATTCCGATCGTAGATGACTACCCGGTCCACATCAGGGTGGTGAAGAAAAATATCCTTTACCCAGGGTACGACGAGAAGATCGATTCGAGCGTGGGGAAGATTTCGGCGTATTTGGGCCAGGGCGGGTGTGGTCATCACCGCATCCCCCACCCAATTCGCACCTCGAACCAGAACCCGTTCTATGCCTTCGGTTTGATTCAACACATCTATATCGATCGTCGAGGCCATGGACTCCAGGGCTTCTGAGCCCATCGATTGTGCATCCATAACCATTGTCCGGGATTCTTTCGAATCATTTGTTCGATGATTCGGGTGAATAGCGCCGTATTGTCCTCGATGTCTCTGGTTTTGTCTCCGGATCGGCGTAATTCCAGCTCCGGCCAAATAGAGATCACGTGCCTGCCCGACGGTAGTCGGTTGTCGTATGCCGGAACGACCGCGCAATCGGTGGCTAAGGCCAGAAAAGCAATGCTTCGATTGGTGCAGGCTCGTCGGCCGAAAAAGGGAACGAATACGCCTTCGCGGTGCGACGTGTTCTGATCCAGGAGTACGCCGACGTTTTTTCCTTCTTTCAGGGCGTTGAGAACGGATCTGATCGAGCCGTCCTTGGAAAGCACCTGATTGCCGGTGGAGCTGCGCAAGGCTTCCATGTAACGATCTACCGGCTTGAAGTCCAAGGGTCGTGCGATGGCAATTCCCGGTTCCTTCACCAGGGGGAATGTCAAGGCCAAAAGCTCCCAATTGCCGAGGTGGGCGGTGAGTAAAAGTACTCCCTTACCTCTGGCGAGGGCTTTCTCGTAGTGTTCAATGCCCTCGAACTTCACCCATTCAAGGAGGCGTTCCGGTTCCAGGGCGCCCAGCCTGAAGACCTCGAATATGGTCTGGCCGATGTTTTCAAACGCCTGGCGCGCCATATGCCGAGCAAATCCGCTATTGCCCATTTCGGGAAAAGAACATCGTATGTTTCGAACGGCCAAGGCATACCTGCGGGGTGCGGTCGCGAACCAGAGCCGGCCGAACCACTTGCCGAGAGTCCGCGATTTTGAAGCATCCAGCCTGCCCAGTGCATTGAGCACGGCCCTGATGGGATGGTCGACGCGTTTAATAGGCGATTGACGTCCCCTGGGAACGCCCTTCGATTTCACTTCCAAACCACATCCTCTGCAATCTGATTCCAGGATAGCCAGAACGCATCTTCATCTTCTATCAATCGCATTTCTATACAAAGCACAAGAGGTCTGAAATCAGGCCGGACAAGGTGTTGCAGATTCATAAGATCTTTTTCCGTGGTTACTATGGCTTCGGCTCCATGCGTTGCCGCGAGACTCGTAATTCGTCGAACGTCCCTCGAAGAATACCTGGGATGATCACGGAATCCCAAAAAGCAGACGGGCCGGGCTCCCAGGTGCTCGATCGTTTCCAGGAAGGACTCGTTATTGGCCAGACCGCAAAAAGCCAGGACTCTCTTTCCGGAAAGGACTGAGGGGTCCATGATCTCATTGCCGTTCAGGAGCGCGGCGGGCTTATGTACAGCCCGGAACATGGGTTTGTTCATCGTGCTTTTCAAGAAATCCCAATTCCTCCGGCAGACCCGGTCTTCTCTCCAATGCGTGAGGACAATCATGTGGGCCCTCTTCAATCCGGAGATCGACTCTCGCAGAGGCCCCCGGGGAAGCAGATGCTCCTCTTCTATGCAGCGACCGGCGTCCAAAAGGACGATATCCACGTCTCTGCCCAGCCGCCTATGTTGGAATCCGTCGTCCAAAACGAGCCAGTCGGGATCAAATTTTTGGAGGGCCAGCTCGCCGGCAGCCACCCGGTCCGCCCCGACCACAACGGGACTGCCGGACCTCCTCGCCAAAAGAGCGGGCTCGTCGCCGGCTCGGCATACATCGCCTCCGGCATCACTTCCGTGGCATACGATGAGCACCTTGTCTCTGTTTTGCCGTCGGTAACCCCTGCTGATGAGCACGACTCTCTCGCCTCTCGCCGACAGGCCTCGAGCCAGGAAAGCGCAGAAGGGTGTTTTGCCGGATCCGCCCACACTGATGTTGCCTACGCAGGCTACTCGAACCGGTAGTTTTCTGATTTTGCGAAAACCGGAGTCGTACAAAAAACGGTCGATCCGGGTTCCCAACCGGTACGGCCAACTGAGGGAATACAGTATCGCACGCACAATAGCAAGATGCCAAGCCGGTTTCTGATTCGACCAGGCGCGTTCGAGCATCAAGACAACGCTCCAATATGATCCAAAGTCTTCTTGACGGCGCCCCGATTGCGGACGCAAAATCGTCTTCCTCGTTCCCCCAGTTCGCTCCTCAGAGTCGAATCTCTCAGCAGTTTTTCGAGAACATCTACGAGATGGTTTTCGTCCCTGACTCTTAATCCGGCTTTTTCGTTCTCCATTTCTTCCGCCATATCTCGAAAATCCTCTGTGTGGGGACCGAAAAGAACCGGAATGCCGTGGACCGCGGGCTCGAGCAAATTATGGCCGCCCTGGGGAACGAGACTGCCTCCCACAAAGGCCGCCGAGGCAATGGCATATGCGCGGGACAACTGTCCGAAAACGTCCAAAACCACGACCGCATGCGCGTCTTTAGGCTTGGAAGAACTCACCACAGGGTCGAAACCCATTCCAGCGGCCAATTCGTGTACCGCATCGAACCGTTCTCGGTCACGTGGCGCCACGAGCATGACCAGGTTCGGGGATGATTTCCGGAGCCTGGCGAGGGCCCGAAAAAGCAGGCGTTCTTCACCGGCGTGGGTGCTACCCGCCACAATGATCGGTTGCTTACCGTAAACCCACCCAAGATCTTTGGCGAACGCGCGTCGTTCGCCATCCGAAAGCGGCTCCGGCCGGATATCGAACTTCAGATTACCGGTCACCTGAACGCGGGTCAGAGGAGCTCCGATGCGTCCCAGTCGTCTCGCATCCCCTTCCGTTTGCGCTCCAATGAAAGAAAAGCAACGGAAGATCCTCCGCATCAAGGGGCGGATATGCTGATACCGATTTGCGGATCTTGACGATATCCGGACGTTTACAAAAGCCGAAGGTACGTTTTCCTTCTCCAGTATGTCCAGCAGGCATGGCCAGAGGTCGGTCTCAACCAATAAGAACATTCTTGGTCGTATTCTGCAAACGACACTTCTAACTACGGGGCGTACGTCCAGAGGGGCGTAAAAAACACCGCCGGCCACTCCCTCGAGTCTCGATCGAGCCAGGGCTTGACCGGTCTCCGTACTGGTGGAAACCACCAAAGGAATATCAGGATGTTCAGAATGGAAAAGACGAACAAGCGGCAGAGCGGAAATCAGTTCCCCGACGCTGAGGGCGTGGATCCAAACCGGTCTGTCCAAGCGCCGAATCCGCCTTCGCAACCTTCCCGGCCAGATGCCCAGTTTGGCGAAGAAGGATTCCCGATACTTTCGTCTAAAGGCCATTCGCGCCAGGAGCACGGGACCACTTACGAGCAGGCACAGTGTGAAAATGACATCATAGAGCAGGTACATGACATTCAGACAGGTTCGCTCCCCGGCTATACCACCGCCTTTTTCGAGGTCCGCTGTTCCCCATTTTGAAGCGGAGTTACTTTCCCCTGGAATTGAAGTTGGTACAGTCGAAAATACTCCCCCTTGTTGACCATCAGTTTATCATGCCGCCCTTCTTCCGCAATACGCCCTCCGGCCAGCACGATAATGCGATCCGCGTTTCGAACGGTGGAAAGCCGATGCGCGATGACGAGTGTCGTACGGCTTTTCATCAGGTTTTCCAGAGCCTCCTGAACCTCCGACTCGCTTTCGGAGTCCAGGGAGGAGGTGGCTTCGTCCAGAATAAGGATGGGTGCGTCTTTTAATAAAGCGCGCGCGATGGAAAGCCGCTGACGTTCTCCCCCCGAAAGCCGGACGCCTTGATCGCCGATGACCGTGTCAAACTTCTTCGGAAGTTGCTTAATGAAATCATAGGCGTAAGCCTGTTTTGCGGCCCTTATGACTTCCGCTTCGTTCTTTTCGGGGCTCCCGTATATGATGTTGTTGTAAACCGTATCGTTAAACAGGATGGTCTGCTGACTGACAATGCCGATCTGACTTCTCAGGGACGATACGGTGACATCCCGGATGTCGACTCCGTCGATTTCGATACGGCCTTTCACCACATCATAGAATCTGGGAATCAAGTTGACCAGAGTAGTTTTGCCTCCTCCGCTGGATCCAACCACAGCCAGCACCTCTCCCGCGTGCACTTGGAGATCGATGCCTTTCAGCACCGGATTTCCATCGTAGCCGAAGTATACGTTATCGAACACGATGGAGCGGCTGAACGGGGCCAGATGTCGGGCTCCTTCACGATCTTGTATCTCCGGTACCGTATCCAGTATTTCGAAGACCCGGGCGGCGGCGGCCAGACCGGTCTGGACGGTTGCATTGACGCCGTTGAGTCTTCTGATCGGATCGTAAAGAATCAAGAGAGCCGTGATAAAGGAAAAGAAAGTGCCCGGCGTCGAGTAGCCTTTGATTACGTTATATCCACCCCAACCCACGATAAATGCGATTCCAAGTCCTCCCAAGGACTCCATAATGGGCGAAGAGATGGCGCGAACCCGGATTTCCCTGACGATGAGCTTGAACAGCTCCTGGTTGTTGGCGTTGAAACGCTTTGTTTCATATCCTTCCGTTGCGAATGCCTTGACGACTCGATTTCCGGATATGGTCTCTTGGAGGTGTGAGGTGATCGCGCCCATGGTGGCTTGGGTTAGACGGCTGATGCGACGGATAAGTATCCCAAACTTACTCAGAGGATAGATGGCCACGGGGAAGACAATGATAGCGATGCTG is drawn from Deltaproteobacteria bacterium and contains these coding sequences:
- the msbA gene encoding lipid A export permease/ATP-binding protein MsbA, with translation MSNLRRIFAYIRPYWVRLLWAMLCMLMVAGLTSLMAFMVKPVMDEIFVNKRLDMLKWLPPAIFLIFLVKGAFTFGSTYLMNHVGQKIVADLRESLYAHLQTLSLGFFDRNQSGVLISRITNDVNLIQGAVSQAVTGMLKEVFTIISLVGVIFYRDWKLASIAIIVFPVAIYPLSKFGILIRRISRLTQATMGAITSHLQETISGNRVVKAFATEGYETKRFNANNQELFKLIVREIRVRAISSPIMESLGGLGIAFIVGWGGYNVIKGYSTPGTFFSFITALLILYDPIRRLNGVNATVQTGLAAAARVFEILDTVPEIQDREGARHLAPFSRSIVFDNVYFGYDGNPVLKGIDLQVHAGEVLAVVGSSGGGKTTLVNLIPRFYDVVKGRIEIDGVDIRDVTVSSLRSQIGIVSQQTILFNDTVYNNIIYGSPEKNEAEVIRAAKQAYAYDFIKQLPKKFDTVIGDQGVRLSGGERQRLSIARALLKDAPILILDEATSSLDSESESEVQEALENLMKSRTTLVIAHRLSTVRNADRIIVLAGGRIAEEGRHDKLMVNKGEYFRLYQLQFQGKVTPLQNGEQRTSKKAVV
- the lpxK gene encoding tetraacyldisaccharide 4'-kinase translates to MMLERAWSNQKPAWHLAIVRAILYSLSWPYRLGTRIDRFLYDSGFRKIRKLPVRVACVGNISVGGSGKTPFCAFLARGLSARGERVVLISRGYRRQNRDKVLIVCHGSDAGGDVCRAGDEPALLARRSGSPVVVGADRVAAGELALQKFDPDWLVLDDGFQHRRLGRDVDIVLLDAGRCIEEEHLLPRGPLRESISGLKRAHMIVLTHWREDRVCRRNWDFLKSTMNKPMFRAVHKPAALLNGNEIMDPSVLSGKRVLAFCGLANNESFLETIEHLGARPVCFLGFRDHPRYSSRDVRRITSLAATHGAEAIVTTEKDLMNLQHLVRPDFRPLVLCIEMRLIEDEDAFWLSWNQIAEDVVWK
- the waaF gene encoding lipopolysaccharide heptosyltransferase II codes for the protein MDAQSMGSEALESMASTIDIDVLNQTEGIERVLVRGANWVGDAVMTTPALAQIRRNLPHARIDLLVVPWVKDIFLHHPDVDRVVIYDRNQRHKGIRGKLALSARLKAERYDLAILFQNAFEAALIAFLAGIPRRAGYDTDVRGPLLTHAVHLRSQDKQVHQTDYYTRMLDRLGFRTDNPPLSIRVDPPAEKRVAETIAVSKRSHTGPIVVIAPGATYGSAKMWPPAYYGRLVQKIRAEWNGWVILLGSGSEKDICGYIAEFGGDNVLDLSGRAPLSEAVGWIDASDMVISNDSGLMHVAAALGKPQIVMFGPTNESTTGPANSRARTLNLHADCAPCMKKRCPTDHRCMKGIGPEDVFREAESLRERHC
- a CDS encoding 3-deoxy-D-manno-octulosonic acid transferase, producing the protein MYLLYDVIFTLCLLVSGPVLLARMAFRRKYRESFFAKLGIWPGRLRRRIRRLDRPVWIHALSVGELISALPLVRLFHSEHPDIPLVVSTSTETGQALARSRLEGVAGGVFYAPLDVRPVVRSVVCRIRPRMFLLVETDLWPCLLDILEKENVPSAFVNVRISSRSANRYQHIRPLMRRIFRCFSFIGAQTEGDARRLGRIGAPLTRVQVTGNLKFDIRPEPLSDGERRAFAKDLGWVYGKQPIIVAGSTHAGEERLLFRALARLRKSSPNLVMLVAPRDRERFDAVHELAAGMGFDPVVSSSKPKDAHAVVVLDVFGQLSRAYAIASAAFVGGSLVPQGGHNLLEPAVHGIPVLFGPHTEDFRDMAEEMENEKAGLRVRDENHLVDVLEKLLRDSTLRSELGERGRRFCVRNRGAVKKTLDHIGALS
- a CDS encoding lysophospholipid acyltransferase family protein; protein product: MEVKSKGVPRGRQSPIKRVDHPIRAVLNALGRLDASKSRTLGKWFGRLWFATAPRRYALAVRNIRCSFPEMGNSGFARHMARQAFENIGQTIFEVFRLGALEPERLLEWVKFEGIEHYEKALARGKGVLLLTAHLGNWELLALTFPLVKEPGIAIARPLDFKPVDRYMEALRSSTGNQVLSKDGSIRSVLNALKEGKNVGVLLDQNTSHREGVFVPFFGRRACTNRSIAFLALATDCAVVPAYDNRLPSGRHVISIWPELELRRSGDKTRDIEDNTALFTRIIEQMIRKNPGQWLWMHNRWAQKPWSPWPRRSI